In the Thalassoglobus sp. JC818 genome, one interval contains:
- a CDS encoding transposase codes for MELTLIWWPKRKRASLTSASRTDRTVTLTDKQWAFISGLFRWTPPTSKGGRPKAHPRDCLEGVLWVLVTGARWKDLPKEYPSKATCHRRFVEWTKDGRLLKVWQRLLELTDSRQPIDLSETFADGTFSSGKKGGKVLAQLVVGRGQK; via the coding sequence ATGGAATTGACGCTGATCTGGTGGCCCAAACGGAAACGGGCTTCCTTAACTTCAGCGTCCAGGACGGATCGCACAGTCACTTTGACTGATAAACAATGGGCGTTCATCTCGGGTTTGTTTCGGTGGACGCCACCCACTTCCAAAGGAGGCCGTCCCAAAGCCCATCCACGGGACTGTTTGGAAGGTGTTTTGTGGGTGCTGGTGACCGGGGCTCGATGGAAAGATTTACCAAAAGAATATCCCTCCAAAGCCACCTGCCATCGACGTTTTGTCGAATGGACCAAAGATGGTCGTCTCCTGAAAGTGTGGCAACGTTTGCTTGAACTGACCGACTCTCGCCAGCCAATTGATCTTTCCGAGACATTTGCCGACGGAACGTTTTCGTCAGGTAAAAAAGGGGGCAAAGTATTGGCCCAACTCGTCGTGGGAAGGGGACAAAAGTGA
- a CDS encoding transposase, translating into MICVDANGIPIGIDTESANRNEVILIEPLLDKLALQNRQPERVIYDKAADSDKLRLRLAARDIDLICPHKKDRVSPPLQDGRKLRRYRRRWIVERTIAWLHNYRRIVTRWERHDFLYEGFVILGCAFTLLKRF; encoded by the coding sequence ATGATCTGTGTCGACGCGAATGGAATTCCCATTGGCATCGACACAGAATCGGCCAACCGCAACGAAGTCATTTTGATCGAACCGCTGCTGGACAAACTGGCATTGCAAAATCGACAACCCGAGCGTGTCATTTACGACAAGGCGGCCGACAGCGACAAGCTTCGTCTGCGACTGGCAGCGAGAGATATTGACTTGATCTGCCCTCACAAGAAGGACCGCGTCAGTCCCCCGCTGCAAGATGGTCGCAAGCTCAGACGCTACCGACGAAGATGGATCGTGGAACGCACCATCGCCTGGCTGCACAACTACCGCCGGATTGTCACACGCTGGGAACGCCATGATTTTCTCTACGAAGGTTTCGTTATCCTCGGATGTGCATTTACACTGCTCAAACGGTTTTGA